CGGTTGGCGAGGAGGACGACGAGCGGGATGACCGCGAGCAGCCCGACGGCGTTCGCGACCCACCACAGCGTCACGCGCGACCTCCTCGTCGTCGTGCCGGTCCGCACCTCGCCTGGCTGCCCAAAGCCGGGATACCTGCCCCCGGCGGACGACCCGACTATATCATTGCGGAGTAGTCACCCACCGCGCGCTCGGGAGGTCCGGGGCAGTGCGGATGCCGCCGCTGGACGAGGAGGACGCAAATGAAGCTCGGAATCGTCGGGAAGGGCGGGGTAGGCAAGACGACCGTGTCCGCCCTCATCTCGCAGGCCTACGCCGCGCGCGGCGCCCGCGTCGTTGCCATCGACACCGACTCCAACCCCAACCTCGGCATGTCGCTCGGCATGGACTGGGACGAGATGGAGGCCGTGCCGGTCATGCCCCGTGCCCTGATCGTCGGCAGCGAGGGAGACCTGACGGCCCAGGAGGTGATCGAGAAGTACGGTCGCCCCACACCGGCCGGCCCGGTCCTCCTCTCGGCCATCCGCGTCACCCAGGCGGGCTCCGGCTGCACCTGCTCCGGCCACGCGACGGTGCGCAACTTCCTCGGCGAGGTGCTCGCGGAGGAGGCCGACGTGACGCTCATCGACATGGAGGCCGGCCTCGAGCACCTGAGCCGCTCCGGCGGCACCCTCGCGTACGCCGACGTCCTGCTCGTCGTGATGGAGCCGAGCCGCAAGTCGGTCATCACCGCTGCGCGCACCCTCGCCCTCGCCGAGGAGCTCGGCATCCCCAGGGTGTACGGCCTCGGCAACAAGGCCCGCATGCCCGAGGACGCCGAGTTCTTCGCCGAGTTGGCTGCGGAGTACAACGTCCCCCTCGCGGGGGTCATCCCCCTCGATCCCGCCGTGGCCGACGCCGACCGGGCGGGGTCCGCGGTGACCGCCACACCCCCCGAGGCGGTGCGTGCGGCGCTCGACGCCGTCATCGACCTCATCGAGGGCTCCTCAGTGAGCGACCAGGCCCCCGTGCGCTGACCCCCACGGGGGGCGGGCGAAGTTTTTTTCGCCAACCCGGTTGACATTCAACCTGGATGCAGGGTCTACCTTGGGGGCATGACCCGCCTCACCGTCTCCAAGCTCGCTGAACGCGTCGGCAGCACGCCGTCCGCGCTGCGCTACTACGAGCGCATCGGCCTGCTGCCCGCCCCCCGGCGGAGCGCCGGGGGCTACCGGCTCTACGACGAGACCGCCGAGGAGCGCGTGCGGTTCATCAAACGGGCCCAGCGCTTCGGCCTGCGCCTCGACGAGATCAGTGACCTCCTGTCCATCCGCGAGCGCGGGCAGTGTCCGTGCGGGCACACCCGCGACCTCCTCGCGGGGCGCCTCGCGGAGATCGACGAGGAGATGGCCGGCCTCGCCCGGCTGCGCCAGGACATCGAGCGCATGGTCGAGGACCTGCCGTCCAGCGAGGACCGCGCCGACTGGGCCTGCGGCGGCGAGCTCGTCACGCTGACCCGCCGCCCCCCCGATCACCACGCCAACACCAACCTTGAAGCCTGATGAGAGACGAGAAAGGACACCGACCATGAGCACCACCGACACCGGCTGCCAGTGTGGCTGCAGCACGATGACCGTCGTCACGGAGGCGGCCGAGCCCTGCGGCTGCGGCTGCGAGTGCTGCGCCGCCGTCCCACAGAGCGCCCAGGAGGAGATCACCCAGCTGCGTCAGCTTCGCGAGAACGTCGAGCAGCGCCTGCAGACGCTCCAGGCGAGCGGCGAAGGCGCCGCCGCGGCATGCGGCTGCGGCTGCGGCAGCGCGAGCAGCTCCGGCCCGGCCGAACCGTGCGCCTGCGGCTGCGACTGCTGCCAGGTCGCTTCCTGACCCGGCCGGCTCGGCCGGCAGCCGTCGGAGGACCGACCTCCCCGCCCTGCTGCCTCAGCTAGGACGCGGGGAGGAGGTCCTCGGCGAGCGCCGCGAGCGCCGCCACGGCCGGCGCGTCGGGGTCGAGGTCAAGGGGCGCGATCCCCTTGCGGTCGGCCTCGACGATCACCGGGTCGTCGGGCACACCCACGACCTCCACCCCGGGCGGAAAGGCCGCACGGATCCGCTCGAGGTCGTCCTCGCCCCGGATGCGGTTGGCGAGGACCACCGTGCGCATCGCCGCGCGCTCCCCCGCGAGCTCGGCGGCACGGGCGCCGACCTCGAGCGACTTCGACATCGCCTCGACGACGATGACGACCACGTCGACGGCGTTCTCCGCCAGGCGCGTGAGCGTGCCGATCCCCGCCTCGCAGTCCGCGATGACCACCGATGCGCCGAACTCCCCGGACCCGAGCAACTGCTCGGGTGAGAGCCCGCATCAGGGACAGCCCGGCTCCGGGTTCTCGATACGCGAGACGACGGCGAGCCGCACGTTGTCCGGCGCGTCGGAGCCGAAGCGGTCCATGAGCTCGGCCCAGCCAGGGGCGTGCTCCTCCTCGCCTTCGGCGAGCGCCTGACGCATCGCGTCGAGCCGCTCGGTCTCCGTGTCACCGATGCCCAGCGAGATGCCGAGGTTCGGGTTGCTGTCGCAGTCGAGCGCGACCACCCCGCGGCCCTGGCGGCCGATGGTGCGCGCCAGCACGGCCGACGTCGTCGTCTTGCCAGAGCCGCCCTTGCCGACGACCGCGATCTTCATGCGCCTGCCTCCTCAGCACGGAGCCGTTCCACCAGCAAGTCTATCGCCTTGACCGCCGGTGAGTCCGGGGCCTCCTCGATCGGGGGACGGCCTTTCCGGTCCGCTTCGGCGAGCTCCTCGTCGAGCGGCACGGCACCGACGACCTCAAGGCCCGTGCGGTCCTGCACCCGCTCGACGTCACCGTCCTCGCAGACCTTGTTCACGACCGCCACGACCCGCGGCGCGTCCTCGGCCAGCGCGAGGCGCGCCAGGCGCTTCGCGCTGAGGATCGACTTCGCCATCGGCTCCACCACCACGAGGATGGTGCGGGCGTAGCGACCCCAGCCGAGAAACGGCTGGCGGGTGCCCCCGGGGAGGTCGCCGACGATGTTCCACTTGTCGTCGGGCAGCTGGGCGGTGATCTGGCGGAACGCGAACTGCGAGCGAATGAGCCCGCGCCCGGAGTCGCGGATCTTGCCGAACTGCAGGACGCGCACACCGTCGGGCCCGCGCACGGCGTAGCGCTCGACGGCGTCGGCGGCCGTGAGCTCCCCGGCCAGCACGTACCGGGGGCCGGCCTCCGCCGGGTTCTCGACCACCGCCTCGTCGGGGATCCCGGCGTCGGTGGTCTCGACGCCGAGCGAGTAGGCCAGGCCGGGAAGCGGGTCGGAGTCGACGACGAGCACCGGCTCCCCACGTCGGGCGAGGAGGCGGGCGAACGTCCCCGCGATCGCGGACTTGCCGGCTCCGCCCTTGCCTACGAATGCAACGCGCATCCGGCTACCGTATCCGGTCGGTGAGCAGGGCGGTAACAGCCCGGGCGCGCGCTGCTCCTATCATGGCGGGCAGATGGCCACACGTGTGCGCACCCGCGTCCGGGTCGACGGCATCGTCCAGGGCGTGGGCTTCCGTCCCTTCGTGCACTCGCTCGCGACGCGGTGGCACCTGGCGGGGCTGGTCGGCAACGACACGCGTGGGGTGTTCATCGAGGTCGAGGGCGCGCCGGAGCACGTTGCGGACTTCGTCTCCGCGCTCGACCGGGAGGCGCCGCCGCTGGCCGTCGTCGAACGCGTGGAGACGGAGCCGGTGCCCCTGCGGGGGGAGCGCGGCTTCGTCATCGTCGACAGCGCCACGGGCGGGCGCCGCGACACGCTCGTGTCGCCCGACACCGCGACGTGCGCCGACTGCCTCGCCGAGATGGCCGATCCCGCCGATCGCCGTCACCGCTACCCGTTCACGAACTGCACGAACTGCGGGCCCCGCTTCACGATCGTGCGGGACGTGCCCTACGACCGGCCGAACACCACCATGTCGGCCTTCCCGATGTGCGCCGACTGCGCCGCGGAGTACGACGACCCCGCCGACCGCCGCTTCCACGCCCAGCCGGTGTGCTGCCCGGCCTGCGGTCCGGCGCTGTCCCTGCTCGACGCCGGCTACGAGCCGGTCGAGGGCGACCCGATCACCGCGACCGCGTCGCTGCTGCGGGCCGGGCGCGTCGTCGCCGTGAAGGGCCTCGGTGGCTACCACCTCGCCGCGGTCGCCGCCGACGAGGACGCGGTCGCCGCTCTGCGTGACCGCAAGCACCGCGAGGACAAGCCGTTCGCGGTGATGGTCACCGACGTCGCGGCTGCCCGTGCCCTGTGCACGGTGACCCCCGCAGAGGAGGCGCTGCTCACGAGCACCCGTCGTCCCGCCGTCCTCCTGCGGCGCCGCCCGGACGCGCCCGTCGCCGCGGCGGTCGCGCCCGGCAACCGCCACCTCGGCCTCATGCTGCCCTACACGCCACTGCACCACCTGCTCGCCGCAGAGGTCCGCGAGCCGTTCGTCCTGACGAGCGGCAACGTCTCCGACGAGCCGATCGCCTACCGCGACGGGGACGCCCGGGAGCGCCTGTCTCCCATCGCCGACGGGTTCCTCGTGCACGACCGACCCATCCACATCCGCACGGACGACTCGGTCACGCGGGTGTTCCGCGAGCGCGAGCTCGTCATCAGGCGCTCGCGCGGGTACGTGCCCCGGCCCATCACGCTTGCCGCGCCCGCCCGCCGCCCGGTCCTGGCCTGCGGCGCCGAGCTGAAGAACACTTTCTGCCTCGCCCGCGGACGGCACGCGTTCGTGTCCCACCACATCGGCGACCTCGAGAACTACGAGACGCTGCGGTCGTTCGTGGACGGCATCGCGCACTTCAGCCGCCTGTTCGACATCGTCCCGGAGCTCGTCGCCCACGACCTCCACCCCGAGTACCTGTCCACCAAGTACGCCCTCGACCTGCCCGACGCGGAGCTGCTCGGTGTCCAGCACCATCACGCCCACATCGCGTCGTGCCTCGCGGACAACGGGCACCCGGGACCGGTGATCGGGGTGGCCTTCGACGGGCTCGGCTACGGCACCGACGCCACGCTGTGGGGGGGCGAGGTGCTCGTCTGCGATCTCCACGGCTTCGACCGGGCGGCGCACCTCGCGACCCTGCCGATGCCCGGAGGGGCGAAGGCCATCAGGGAGCCCTGGAGGATGGCGGCGTCCTACCTCGACGCCGCCGGCCTCGCGGCCGAGCACCACGACGTCGCCCAGCGCAACGCCGAGTGGTGGGATCGCGTGCTCGCCGTCGCGCGGTCCGGTGTCTCGGCCCCGCTCACCTCGAGCGCGGGGCGCCTGTTCGACGCGGTGGCGGCGCTGCTCGGGGTCCGCGACCGGGTCCACTACGAGGGGCAGGCGGCGGTCGAGCTCGAGCAGCGCGCAGACCCGGCCGAGCGAGGGGCCTATCCCGTCACCCTCGACGCCGGCGCCCCGCTGCGGGTGCGGACCACCGACCTCGTGCGGGCCGTCGTCGCCGACCAACGGGCCGGCACCGATGTCGCGGTCGTCGCGGCCCGCTTCCACAACAGCCTCGCGGCAACCGTCGCCGAGGTGTGCGCGAGGGTGCGCGAGCAGACGGGCATCGGCACGGTGGCGCTGTCGGGAGGCGTCTGGCAGAACCTGCGCCTGCTCGGCAGCACGGTGGACGGGCTCGAGGCGCGTGGGCTCGCCGTGCTGCTCCACCGCCAAGTGCCCCCGAACGACGGTGGGATCAGCCTTGGCCAGGCTGCGGTCGCCGCAGCCGCCGACCGCAGGGATTGACGCGCGCGTCAATTTGTGCGTGCATGCCGGTCTCGAGAGTTCCACCGACGTCCCGCGGCCCAAAGAAGACCATGCGACAAGCCGAGGACACCCGGGCGCAGACGCAGCGGCGTCTTGCCACCCCGGGTGACTCCGACAGTGCCCAACCGAAGAACTTCCTCCAGGCGTGCCTCCTGCTGCTTCTGCGAGAGGCCCCTTCCCACGGGTACGCGCTCATCGAGCGTCTCGAGGAGATGGGCAGCCGGCGGGACCGCGGCGTCGTCTACCGCACCCTGCGGTTCCTCGAACGTGAAGGCCTGGTGCAATCCGCCTGGGAGGACTCCCACTCCGGACCGGCCAAGCGCAGCTATGCCCTGACGCCGTACGGTGAGGAGATGCTGTCCGCATGGGCGGAGTCGCTCCGCAGCAGCGCGCGCATGCTCGGTGAGTACCTCGAGCGTTACCACAAGGCCACGAAGGGGACCTCCGAGCAGGCGCGTTAGCCCGAGGGCCGGGGTGCCAGGCGGTGCACGAGCGCACGGGACGTCAGTCCCTCGGCACCGCCACGGACCTCGGCGGTCAGCCGTTCGGCGGGGACGCCTCGATGGTCACCGCGACGTCGTCGCGGACCTTGAGCGCCCCCATGAGGCCGCTGTACGGCTTGATCCCCCACCGCGACTGCACGATGCTCGTCGTCGCGATCAGGCGTCCCTGGTCGAGCGTGACGTCGAGGGTCACGGGGCGGGTGTTGCCGACCAGGGTGAGGTCACCGTCGACGCGCGCGGTGTCGCCCTTCACCTCGACGTTCGTCGAGCGGAACGTCATCTCCGGGTGCTTGGCGGTGTCGAGCACCTTCTTGTCGATGTTCTTCTTGATGTCGGCGCGGTCACCGTCGGAGAGGGGCTTCACCCCGCCGGTGCCCTGCACCACGTTGATCGACCGGGTGTCGATCGACGCGGTGACGACCGACTGGGTGGGGTCATCGGGCACCTCCACGGTCGCCTGCCACTGCCCGGCCTCGAGCAGGAGGTCGTGGCCGACCTTCTTCGCCATCCCCTCGCGGAACGTCTCGAACTGCAGCTTGGCGTTGTGTGGCCCGAACTCGTAGGTTCCCGGACTGATCATGGGTCATCGTCCTCTCTCGCGCGTGTGGGCGCTTCGACGTACCGGCAGGGGCAACGCGCCTCGGCGCTCCACTCGACGAGAAGGCAGAGCCGCGAGGCGGGATCACTCTAGACGGTGGCCGCCGTGACGCTGGACGGCCCGCCGTCACGCCGGACGGGACACGACATGCAGCGTGGTCCACCCCGTCCGCGCGGCAGCTCGTGGCTCGCGATCTCGTGGACGGTGACCCCCGCCTCCCGCAGGCGCCGGTTGGTGTCCACGTTGCGCTCGTAGGCGACGACGACGCCGGGGCGCAGCGCGAGGGTGTTGTTGCCGTCGTCCCACTGCTCGCGGTCGGCGGTGACCTCGTCCTCGCCGGTCGTCACGACGCGGATCCGGTCGACGCCGAGGCCGTCGGCGAGCGCGCGCGCCAGATCCGGCTCCTCGGTCACGCGCATGCGCGGCGCCCCCGGAGCGATGCGGTAGGCCGCCAGTGCGGTCCGCGCAGGCGGCCACAGGACCACGGCGTCGGTGTCGACCACGGTGAGGACGGTGTCGAGGTGCATCGTCCCGCGGGCCTTCGGCAGGTCGACGGCGAGCACCCAGCGCGCCGCCCCGGCCGCGAACAGGCGCGCTGCGAGGTTCTCCGCCGCCACGGGGCTCGACCGCTCCGACAGGCCGATCGCGACGCACTCCGGGGACAGCACGAGGATGTCGCCGCCTTCGATGGTCGCGGTGAGCAGGTCGCCCTCGTCCTCGCCGTACCACGTGCGCGTCGGCGCGCCGGCGAAGCGCTGATGGTGGCGGTAGACGGTGCGCCACAGCCGCCGCTCGGGTTGGCGAGCGGTCTTGTGGAGGGGCCCGAGCACGAGGCCGTCGCCGATCCAGGCGGACGGGTCACGCGTGAACACCGTGTTGGGCAGCGGCGGGACGAGGAACGCGGCGGTGCCGAGCACCCCTCCGACGAAGCCCTCGCGCGCGCCGGGCACCTCGGCCACCGTGACACCGCCCACGAGGGCGGTGGCGACGTCCTCGGGCGGGAGGTCCGCCAGGTGGTGGCGCACCCGCTCGACGAGCTCCACGCCGCACGTGTCAGCGGTCACGACCTGACGGACGAGGTCGGCGCGCACACCGTCGTCCGCGAGCGTCTCGGCCAGCAGCTCTGCGAACAGGTGCACCTGTACGCCCTCGGCACGGAGCAGCGCGGCGAACCGGTCGTGCTCCGCCTGCGCCACGCTGACCCACACGAGCTCGTCGAAGAGCAGCGCGTCCTTGTTCGCCGGGGTGAGGCGACGAAGCTCGAGCCCGGGGCGGTGCAGGATCACCTCCCGGAGCCGACCGGTCTCGGATGCGACGGAGACGCCGGGCGCGGTCACGACCGTGCAGCCTATACTCGCCCGGCGAGAGGGAAGGAGCGGGCCGGCGTGACGGGATTCCTCGTCATCGGCGCCGTCGGGTTGGCGGTGGTCCTCGCGTCGCTCATCCTCGGAGACATCTTCGAGGGGCTGTTCGACGCGTTCGACGTCGACTTCGGCAGTGGCCTGTTCTCCGCGCCGGTGATCGGCTCGTTCCTCGCCGCGTTCGGCTTCGGGGCCGCCCTCATCATGACGGGCACCGGCATCGGGGCGGCGGGTGGGGCACTCGGCGGCCTCGCGAGCGGCGTCGTGATCGGGGCGCTCGCGCTCATGATGACCCGCGCCCTCATCGACATGCCGACGGATCCGCCGGTGCGCACGGCGGACGTCGTGGGGGCCACCGCCGTCGTCGTCACCCGGATCCCCGATGACGGCTTCGGCGAGATCACCCTCATCCACTCGGGCCAGGTGAAGAAGCTGTCGGCTCGCGCCGCGGAGCCGGTTCCCGCGGGCCGCACCGTCGTCGTCACCCAGGTGACGTCGTCGTCCTCGGTCATCGTCCGGCCCGTCGAACCCTAGCCGGAGTCCTCCGGCCCTGACGCAAGCGACACAGGGAGCCCGCAATGCTCGACTTCGTCTTCGAGAGCCCGCTCATCCTCGGCATCCTCGGTGCCGTCGTCCTGCTCATCCTCGTCGGCTACCTCATCGTCCAGCGCGTCCAGGTGGGCGGTCCCAACGAGGCGTTCATCATCACCGGGCGCAAGGGCAGGCCGGTCCGCAACCCCGAGACGGGTGAGGTCTCCACCGACATGTCGGGCCAGCGCGTCATCATGGGCGCAAGCGTCTTCGTCCTGCCGTTCGTGCAGCGGCTCCACATCATGGACCTGCGGAGCCGACGCATCTCCGTGCGGATCACCGGGGCAGTCAGCGAGCAGGGCATCAAGTGCGACCTCGAAGGCGTGGCCATCGTCAAGGTCGGCGGCAACGAGGACGCGATCCGCGCCGCCGCGCAGCGCTTCCTCACCCAGCAGGAGGGCATCGAGGAGTTCACCCAGGAGGTCCTGGCCGGCTCCCTGCGCGCCATCGTCGGCCGGTTGACCGTCGAGGCGATCATCAAGGACCGGGCCGCGTTCGCCTCCGCCGTGGCCGAGGAGGCGGAGACGTCGCTCACCAACCAGGGGCTCACCCTCGACACGTTCCAGCTGCAGGACATCCAGGCCGAGGGCAACTACCTCGCCGACCTCGGGCGGCCCGAGGCCGCGCGCGTGCAGCAGGACGCCCAGATCGCCGAGGCCCGTGCCCGTCAGGCGAGCGAGCAGGAACGGCTCCGGGCCGAGGAGCAGATCGCCAACGCCGAGCGACAGCTCGAGCTGCGCCGCGCGGAGATCCGCGCGGAGATCGACGAGGCGAACGCCCGAGCAGCGGCGGCCGGTCCGCTGCAGGAGGCCGCTCGTGACCAGGAGGTCATCGCCGAGCAGGAGCGGGTGGCCGAGCGCCAGGCCCTCCTGCGCGACCGCCAGCTCGACGCGGAGGTCCGCAAGCCCGCCGACGCCGAGCGCTACCGCGTCGAGCAGGAGGCCGAGGGGCGCAAGAACGCCGCGGTCTTCGACGCCGACGCCGAGCGCCAGCGCGTCATCGCCGAGGCGCAGGCGCGGGCGGAGGAGGCACGCCTGTCCGGAGAGGCGGAGAAGGCGCGCCGCACGGCGCTCGCCGACGCCGAGCAGATCGAAGGCGAGCGCCGCGGCGCAGCCCAGCGTGCGGAGCGCGAGGCGATCGCCGCGGCCGTGCAGCGCGAGGGCGAGGCGGAGGCCGCGGCGATCCTCGCAAAGGGCCAGGCCGAGGCGGAGGCGCGCGGGCGCAATGCCGAGGCCTTCGCGCACTACAACGACGCCGCGGTCCTCGACATCCTCGCCGGCATCCTGCCCGACACCGTGCGGGCGGCCGCCGAGCCCATCGCCGCGGTCGAGAAGATGACGGTGATATCCACCGAGGGGGCCTCCCACCTGACCCGCAACGTCGCCTCGAACCTCGAGCAGGGGCTTCAGGTCGGCTCGGACCTGCTCGGCCTCGACCTGCGCGCCCTGCTGTCCCGGCTGGGTCGTCAGGGGGGCGCAGGCGAGGCACTGGCCGCCGCCCGGTCGTCGCCGGGTGACGGGTCGCCGGTCGGCGACGGGGGCGCCGCCTCCTCCTAGCGCACCGGACCGCTCCGGCGGTCGTCGCCCCTCAGGGAGCCACGACCTCGTCGAGGAAGCCCCGCACCGCGCCGAGCACCTCCGGCCCGTCGAGCAGCGCCCGGTCGTTGTGGTCGGCGCCGGTCACGAGCATGCAGCGCTTCGGACCCGGGGCCGCCTCGTAGACCCGCCGGCTCTGCGAGGCCGGCACGATGGCGCCGTCCTCGCGAGCATCCTCGCCATCCGTCGTCCCATCGTCCGTATCCTGGCCACGGTGAGCACCTACCCCGCAGCGCCCGCGGTGTCCGGGCGGATCCGGGGCATCGACGCGGCCCGCGCCCTGGCCATCATCGGCATGGTGATGGTGCACTTCGGCCCGACCCAACCCGTCGGCGGTGACCCGCTCTACCGGCTCTACGTCCTGTCGCACGGCCGGGCGTCGATCCTCTTCGTCGTCCTCGCGGGCGTCGGCGTCACGCTGCTCGCGGGCGACGGCGCCCCCCGACGCCGCCGCACGGCGACGGCCAAGCTCCTCTACCGGGCCGCGCTTCTCCTCCCCCTCGGCCTCGCGCTCCAGGAGCTCGACACGAACGTGCTCGTGATCCTGCAGTACTACGCCCTTTACTTCGTCGTCGCGGCTGCGGCCGTGCGTATGGGCGACCGGGTCCTGCTTGCCCTGGCGGTCCTGGTCGTCGTCGGGGGACCGGTGGCCTATCTCGCGCTGGGCATGTCCCGGCCCGGCTGGTTCGCCGTGGGAGGCCCGGCGGCGTGGACCGACGGGCCGGCGCAGATCACCCGCGACCTGCTCCTCACGGGCTCCTATCCCCTGCTCACCTGGTCGGGGCCGGTGCTGTTCGGCGTCTGGCTGGGCCGTCGCGACCTGCGCGCGGCGGCCGTCCGCTGGCGGCTGCTCGCCGGCGGGGTCGTCGGCGCCGTGGTCATCTACGGCACGTCCACGCTGCTCGTGGCGGCGACGGGCGGACCGGCGCGCGGCGCGTCCTGGGGGCGGCTGATGGTCGCCGAGGCGCACAGCCAGATGCCGCCCTGGCTAGCGGGCGCCACGGCGGTGGCGACCGCGGTCCTC
This window of the Egibacteraceae bacterium genome carries:
- a CDS encoding heavy metal-responsive transcriptional regulator, translating into MTRLTVSKLAERVGSTPSALRYYERIGLLPAPRRSAGGYRLYDETAEERVRFIKRAQRFGLRLDEISDLLSIRERGQCPCGHTRDLLAGRLAEIDEEMAGLARLRQDIERMVEDLPSSEDRADWACGGELVTLTRRPPDHHANTNLEA
- a CDS encoding helix-turn-helix transcriptional regulator, whose product is MRQAEDTRAQTQRRLATPGDSDSAQPKNFLQACLLLLLREAPSHGYALIERLEEMGSRRDRGVVYRTLRFLEREGLVQSAWEDSHSGPAKRSYALTPYGEEMLSAWAESLRSSARMLGEYLERYHKATKGTSEQAR
- a CDS encoding YceI family protein, whose protein sequence is MISPGTYEFGPHNAKLQFETFREGMAKKVGHDLLLEAGQWQATVEVPDDPTQSVVTASIDTRSINVVQGTGGVKPLSDGDRADIKKNIDKKVLDTAKHPEMTFRSTNVEVKGDTARVDGDLTLVGNTRPVTLDVTLDQGRLIATTSIVQSRWGIKPYSGLMGALKVRDDVAVTIEASPPNG
- a CDS encoding ArsA-related P-loop ATPase, which produces MRVAFVGKGGAGKSAIAGTFARLLARRGEPVLVVDSDPLPGLAYSLGVETTDAGIPDEAVVENPAEAGPRYVLAGELTAADAVERYAVRGPDGVRVLQFGKIRDSGRGLIRSQFAFRQITAQLPDDKWNIVGDLPGGTRQPFLGWGRYARTILVVVEPMAKSILSAKRLARLALAEDAPRVVAVVNKVCEDGDVERVQDRTGLEVVGAVPLDEELAEADRKGRPPIEEAPDSPAVKAIDLLVERLRAEEAGA
- a CDS encoding arginine deiminase, with product MTAPGVSVASETGRLREVILHRPGLELRRLTPANKDALLFDELVWVSVAQAEHDRFAALLRAEGVQVHLFAELLAETLADDGVRADLVRQVVTADTCGVELVERVRHHLADLPPEDVATALVGGVTVAEVPGAREGFVGGVLGTAAFLVPPLPNTVFTRDPSAWIGDGLVLGPLHKTARQPERRLWRTVYRHHQRFAGAPTRTWYGEDEGDLLTATIEGGDILVLSPECVAIGLSERSSPVAAENLAARLFAAGAARWVLAVDLPKARGTMHLDTVLTVVDTDAVVLWPPARTALAAYRIAPGAPRMRVTEEPDLARALADGLGVDRIRVVTTGEDEVTADREQWDDGNNTLALRPGVVVAYERNVDTNRRLREAGVTVHEIASHELPRGRGGPRCMSCPVRRDGGPSSVTAATV
- a CDS encoding SPFH domain-containing protein, whose product is MLDFVFESPLILGILGAVVLLILVGYLIVQRVQVGGPNEAFIITGRKGRPVRNPETGEVSTDMSGQRVIMGASVFVLPFVQRLHIMDLRSRRISVRITGAVSEQGIKCDLEGVAIVKVGGNEDAIRAAAQRFLTQQEGIEEFTQEVLAGSLRAIVGRLTVEAIIKDRAAFASAVAEEAETSLTNQGLTLDTFQLQDIQAEGNYLADLGRPEAARVQQDAQIAEARARQASEQERLRAEEQIANAERQLELRRAEIRAEIDEANARAAAAGPLQEAARDQEVIAEQERVAERQALLRDRQLDAEVRKPADAERYRVEQEAEGRKNAAVFDADAERQRVIAEAQARAEEARLSGEAEKARRTALADAEQIEGERRGAAQRAEREAIAAAVQREGEAEAAAILAKGQAEAEARGRNAEAFAHYNDAAVLDILAGILPDTVRAAAEPIAAVEKMTVISTEGASHLTRNVASNLEQGLQVGSDLLGLDLRALLSRLGRQGGAGEALAAARSSPGDGSPVGDGGAASS
- a CDS encoding AAA family ATPase; amino-acid sequence: MKLGIVGKGGVGKTTVSALISQAYAARGARVVAIDTDSNPNLGMSLGMDWDEMEAVPVMPRALIVGSEGDLTAQEVIEKYGRPTPAGPVLLSAIRVTQAGSGCTCSGHATVRNFLGEVLAEEADVTLIDMEAGLEHLSRSGGTLAYADVLLVVMEPSRKSVITAARTLALAEELGIPRVYGLGNKARMPEDAEFFAELAAEYNVPLAGVIPLDPAVADADRAGSAVTATPPEAVRAALDAVIDLIEGSSVSDQAPVR
- the hypF gene encoding carbamoyltransferase HypF; the encoded protein is MATRVRTRVRVDGIVQGVGFRPFVHSLATRWHLAGLVGNDTRGVFIEVEGAPEHVADFVSALDREAPPLAVVERVETEPVPLRGERGFVIVDSATGGRRDTLVSPDTATCADCLAEMADPADRRHRYPFTNCTNCGPRFTIVRDVPYDRPNTTMSAFPMCADCAAEYDDPADRRFHAQPVCCPACGPALSLLDAGYEPVEGDPITATASLLRAGRVVAVKGLGGYHLAAVAADEDAVAALRDRKHREDKPFAVMVTDVAAARALCTVTPAEEALLTSTRRPAVLLRRRPDAPVAAAVAPGNRHLGLMLPYTPLHHLLAAEVREPFVLTSGNVSDEPIAYRDGDARERLSPIADGFLVHDRPIHIRTDDSVTRVFRERELVIRRSRGYVPRPITLAAPARRPVLACGAELKNTFCLARGRHAFVSHHIGDLENYETLRSFVDGIAHFSRLFDIVPELVAHDLHPEYLSTKYALDLPDAELLGVQHHHAHIASCLADNGHPGPVIGVAFDGLGYGTDATLWGGEVLVCDLHGFDRAAHLATLPMPGGAKAIREPWRMAASYLDAAGLAAEHHDVAQRNAEWWDRVLAVARSGVSAPLTSSAGRLFDAVAALLGVRDRVHYEGQAAVELEQRADPAERGAYPVTLDAGAPLRVRTTDLVRAVVADQRAGTDVAVVAARFHNSLAATVAEVCARVREQTGIGTVALSGGVWQNLRLLGSTVDGLEARGLAVLLHRQVPPNDGGISLGQAAVAAAADRRD
- a CDS encoding heparan-alpha-glucosaminide N-acetyltransferase domain-containing protein, translating into MSTYPAAPAVSGRIRGIDAARALAIIGMVMVHFGPTQPVGGDPLYRLYVLSHGRASILFVVLAGVGVTLLAGDGAPRRRRTATAKLLYRAALLLPLGLALQELDTNVLVILQYYALYFVVAAAAVRMGDRVLLALAVLVVVGGPVAYLALGMSRPGWFAVGGPAAWTDGPAQITRDLLLTGSYPLLTWSGPVLFGVWLGRRDLRAAAVRWRLLAGGVVGAVVIYGTSTLLVAATGGPARGASWGRLMVAEAHSQMPPWLAGATAVATAVLAVCLLVVDRLPRLTWPLVALGQLALTVYVGHLLVLAAAPELLQRDTAAQAVRTVLGFTAVTAALCVAWRAVASRGPLEAVLRLPWAWRRAAAG
- a CDS encoding AAA family ATPase yields the protein MKIAVVGKGGSGKTTTSAVLARTIGRQGRGVVALDCDSNPNLGISLGIGDTETERLDAMRQALAEGEEEHAPGWAELMDRFGSDAPDNVRLAVVSRIENPEPGCP